From Peromyscus eremicus chromosome 3, PerEre_H2_v1, whole genome shotgun sequence, one genomic window encodes:
- the LOC131907121 gene encoding large ribosomal subunit protein eL21-like, with translation MTNTKGKRRGTRYMFSRPFRKHGVVPLATYMRIYKKGDIVDIKGMGTVQKGMPHKCYHGKTGRVYNVTQHALGIIVNKQVKGKILAKRINVRIEHIKHSKSRDSFLKRVKENDQKKKEVKEKGTWVQLKRQPAPPREAHFVKTNGKETELLEPIPYEFMA, from the coding sequence ATGACGAAcacaaagggaaagaggagggggacCCGCTATATGTTCTCCAGGCCTTTTAGAAAACATGGAGTTGTTCCTCTGGCTACTTACATGCGAATCTACAAGAAAGGTGATATTGTAGACATCAAGGGAATGGGCACTGTTCAAAAAGGAATGCCTCATAAGTGTTACCATGGCAAAACCGGAAGAGTCTACAATGTCACCCAGCATGCCCTGGGCATCATTGTAAACAAGCAAGTTAAGGGCAAGATTCTTGCCAAGAGAATTAACGTGCGGATTGAGCACATCAAGCACTCTAAGAGCCGAGACAGCTTCCTGAAGCGGGTGAAGGAGAACgaccagaagaaaaaggaagtcaAGGAGAAGGGCACCTGGGTGCAGCTGAAGCGCCAGCCCGCCCCACCCAGAGAAGCACACTTTGTGAAGACTAACGGGAAGGAGACTGAGCTGCTGGAGCCCATTCCATACGAATTCATGGCCTAa